The genomic segment tcaaggtcagcgagatatttaaggagtggttttaccagttccattcttccactgagtttccatggctgagcagggatttgaacccaggcctcctgactcTTCCTTCATCACTCTGTCTTGCTGTGAGCAATCATGTCCACAGGGCAAAGCCTTTTCTTGATTATTAGGGGAGCTAAAACACcaggaaaaaagtgtgtgtgcttTAGAGATCCCCAGAACTCCGCAGCAGGTGCTAgactggtgaagacttctggaaagCTTGAAAGCTAGCACATTCTTTGGTGATATCTTAGTAATAAATGTATCACAGCATTTTGTATTTTGTGGATTTTCTAGCCCATCCCTTAAGCCAAGGTGGCTATCTTTGAAAATCCTGAATCCCCtgagtgttgatttttttttttaaagcaaagaacagagaggctatacagtggtgccttgctagacgatgataatccgttccactgaaatcgctgtttagcaaaatcattgtctagctaaaaacatttccccattggaatgcattgtaacctgtttaatgcgttccagcggggaagaatcgtcgttgtctagcgaagattggccataggaaagccgctttgcgaactgccgatcagctgtttaaatcactgtcttgcaaagcttttgcgagcatggagggagctgtcaaaattgttgtctagcgaaaatcggtttgtgaagcagggaccaaacattgtccagtgaaattcccccataggaatcactgttttgtgaatcgctatagcgatcgtaaaaagccaatgtctggcgaaaaaactgtcatgcggggtaactgtctagcgaggcaccactgtactgccaagATTTGGATATAGTCTTCCCTTGATATGCATTGCCACATATCTTAAGAGAGCATGGTGCACGTTTGACTGAAATCTTCCTTGTCgtcttttcttctccagtttTTCCTGTGTTCCGTCTACGTCCCCATGTGTACAGAGAAGATCGACATCCCGATCGGACCATGCGGGGGTATGTGCCTTTCCGTCAAACGGAGATGTGAGCCAGTCCTGAAAGAATTTGGCTTCTCCTGGCCGGAGAGCTTGAACTGCAGCAAGTTCCCACCTCAGAATGACCACAACCACATGTGCATGGAAGGCCCCGGTGATGAGGAAGTGCCGCTCCACAGCAAAGCCCCCATGCACCCGGGCGAAGAGTGCCATGGCCTCGGCTCGAACTCGGAGCAATACATTTGGGTCAAGCGCAGCCTCAGCTGCATCCTGAAGTGCGGTTACGATGCTGGCCTCTACAGCCGGTCGGCCAAAGCGTTCACGGATATCTGGATGGCTGTGTGGGCCAGCCTCTGCTTCATATCCACTGCCTTCACCGTCCTGACCTTTCTGATCGACTCCTCTCGGTTTTCCTACCCCGAGCGCCCCATTATATTTCTGAGCATGTGCTACAATATTTATAGCATTGCTTATATTGTCCGGCTGACCGTGGGCCGGGAAAGGATATCCTGTGATTTTGAAGAGGCGGCAGAACCTGTCCTCATCCAAGAGGGCCTCAAGAACACCGGATGTGCTATAATTTTCTTGCTGATGTATTTTTTCGGGATGGCGAGCTCCATCTGGTGGGTGATCTTGACGCTGACGTGGTTTCTGGCAGCTGGACTCAAATGGGGCCACGAGGCCATTGAGATGCACAGCTCCTATTTCCACATCGCCGCCTGGGCGATCCCAGCAGTCAAGACCATCGTCATCTTGATCATGAGGCTGGTGGATGCAGATGAGCTGACCGGGTTGTGCTACGTCGGCAATCAGAACCTGGACGCCCTGACGGGCTTTGTGGTGGCTCCTCTTTTCACTTACTTGGTGATCGGCACCTTGTTCATCGCCGCCGGCTTGGTGGCCTTGTTTAAAATCCGGTCCAACCTTCAAAAGGATGGGACCAAAACGGACAAGTTGGAGAGGCTGATGGTGAAGATTGGGGTCTTCTCGGTGCTCTACACCGTCCCGGCCACCTGCGTCATCGCTTGCTATTTCTACGAAATCTCCAACTGGACAATCTTCCGCTACTCCGCCGATGATTCCAACATGGCCGTGGAGATGCTGAAGATCTTCATGTGCCTGCTGGTGGGCATCACGTCGGGCATGTGGATCTGGTCTGCCAAAACATTGCACACGTGGCAGAAGTGCTCCAACCGGCTGGTGAACTCGGGAAGGGTAAAGCGTGGGGAGAAAAGAGTGGATGGCTGGGGGAAGCCCGGGAAAGGGAACGAGACCGTGGTATAAACAAAGACTAGGCAAAGCTGTTGGTCAAGGtatctttttctctgtgtctGATCTGAGATGAGTAGGTGGCGCTTGGAACACCATGATTGTCCATTGTGCCTGGGGAAGGAACAGCGCAGAATTATTGTGTTTTTGCTGAATGTGAGGAGATTGGGTAGAGAAGGCCTGCATGACAGGAAATAAGTCCTTCTGCTACACCTAGCAGAACAGAACCTCTGCAGAAGAACCCGTAGAAGCCCCCGTTGGCTTCAAAAAGCTGTGAAAACACAACTCAGAACCTTTTGGACTTCTGATGGAAAGCCGCGTCCTTGTGTCTCAAGGAGTTGTGGAACTTTGCACCTCCTAATAACGCACAACGTGCCTTCTctccctgtctccctccctcctcctcaccctctTCCAGGTCATATTTTTAGCAGTGTCTCCTCATGTCGTGAAGGAAAGAATTCCGAGGACAGATTTCTCAGCTTCTGGGGACTTGGGATCTCATTACACTGAGGCCTGTCACTTGGAAGAGTCAGAAGCTTCCATTCACTCTTGGTTCCAAAGCTATATTAggacaatttatttattgatgCTTCTGAGTAGGCCAAATGACATTGCGGGAAGGGATGTGCAAGCTACTGGATGCTGCAGAGTTCTTCCATGTGGATAGAGAGTAAAccaaggaggtgggagagggtAATGGTGGCTGTTGGAGCCTGTTTTTAGTCACAGAAAGTGAGAGGATTTAATAGACCTTCAGCTGAGGGTTAGCAACATACTGTAATGGTCCCAGTTGCACCCAGAATTCTTCCTTTGAGTTGCTGGGATAAAGAAATCACAAAATGGTgcccttgtgtttttttcagaataccgtatttttcgctccataagacgcacctctccataagatgcaccaaatttttaggagaagaaaacaggaaaaaataatctgttttcttctcttaaaagttggtgagccttatggagaggtccatcttatggaacacaccctaggaccctttggaggctcaccctgcccccccccggggtcagagggggcgaaatcgccaccttctgggactcttctgaagcttcccaagcctcaaaagagtcccagaaggtggcaatttcacctcctctgaccccgggggggcagggtgagcctccaaagggtcctagggtgtgttccaggaccctttagagactaaACCTGCCctcccgggggtcagagggggcaaaatcgccagcttctgggactcttctgaagcttcccaagcctcaaaagagtcccagaggCTGGCGATTTCGCCCTCGCTGGCCCCATGCGGGGGCGGGGGGAGTGTAGTAagagtcctggaaggctcactcagacccttgcgacgctccccccacccccacagggccaggggggtgaaatcgccagtttctgagagtcttctgaagcttcccaaactTCAGAagaatcccagaagctggcaatttcggcAGCGCTGGCCCCGTGCGGAGGAGGGGGGAGCGTTACAAGGGCctgagtgagccttcccggacccttgcaacgctccccccccccggaagctggcaatttcgccctCTCTGGCCccgtgggtggtggtgggagtgtcgcaagggtcctggaaggctcaccctgACCCTTGTGACActcctccccacggggccagcagggacGAAATTGCttcctttgctccataagacacatagactcccacacacacacacattttggggtagaaaagtgcatcttatgaagcaaaaaatacggtaaatgatCCATCTGTTCTGTCTTCATCCTTAGGCAAAACACATGGGCTCCTCTGGAGGGTGGAAAACAAGTAGAAAGACAGATTTCCTACAGTAGAAGCTGGAGATAATTTTAACCAatgtactgtgtttttttttaaaaaataggctaTAGAAACCAAATTGAGTAGATTTACCTAAAGTCTCATCTTCACGTGGTGTAAATTCCTCTCCCTCCGCTCTATCTGCTTCCTCCATATCTTTTCTTGAGATTGCCATGTCAGGGTGTCAAATCTCAGAAAGGTAAACATAGGAGTCTTGATAAGAGCTTGAACCATAGATGGACCCACTGCAGGACCGAGTGTccagaaggaaacaaaaagagagagagcagatgTTGGCAATGCAGTTCTTTTTGGGGCCGTGTGGTTCGCAAAAAGATCCGGCAAAACTAACCCGCTGGCCAACATGGTGGCCACACCAAGCTTGAACAGTAAACCACTGGCTTGGTAAAACTCATGAAATCCCTAcatcttcttccttttgttttaagGGAGAAGCCACTTTGAGAAACACACAGAAATATTGAACTTGTGTTCTCGTGAATCTGTTGAACACGGGCTGTGAAGTCAACGGGTTGGATCCAGGCCACTTTGCCGACATGTCACCACTGAAATGAACGCAAGTTATTTTTTGTGACTTCGCTCCTCTGACTTCAGTGGGAGCCAAGATGTAGGCCTTATTCTGGCTCCAGCCTTCTCTAAACTTTCTTGCTCCACAGCCGTACCATGGTGGGCTCCTTTGTGCGCCTGCGCACAGCTCCTGCCAAGGTTTTCTCAGGGTGAACTAGGCACATAGGTGTTTCTTGAGGAGAAGGCCTGTTACAAGCCATTCTTGTAAGAAAAGTCTGCCAACAGAAGGAAATGCCTGCAGAGCTGAATTAATTATAATGCTTAGATTCCTAGCTCATTAATAGGAGAAGCTATTCATGCACTTTTCCATGTGCATGCCGTTCAGTCTTAGCTTCCCAGAAATTCAGTTCTTTGAAACAAATGCCTTCCAACATTTCAGAGAACTGCTCCGTCATGTTTGGGAAAAGCTTTGTGGTACAATCCTGTCAAATGGCAACTAGGAGACTGAATGCTTCCTTGTGTGGCTTAAAACTACAGCGACTTATACCTGCATGTAGAGGACTAGTACATCAGGATGAATCTTACCgggtgctattttaaaaaaaatctttggaggCATTCAGTGTGTAACTCCACACCTGATCAGGTTGTATCCAATGTTGAATGTGCCCAGCATTTTATAACTACAGCTCAATCCGTTGAAACCCTGCAAGCAGAGATTTTGCTGTTTCTTTTAATGGGATTTGCGCGGTGTCAGCTACTAGAAAACTTACGCGCCCTCTTGCAAAGCTCCCTCTGGTTTGAGTGGGGATTTCTGTGAGAGGACAGAATTTCTGGCTGATTTCACTGGCCTTTATCTTATCAGAagcagcaataaataaatatgaaacggAAACCTGTCTTTAGCCTACAGAAGGATCTCATCTCCCCCCACTCCACTTCTCTCTAAATGTTCCATGGTTTGTTTTACCAGCCTGCCTACGTGACTTTGCCATTTTCCAGACTCTTCCCGGCTACAACCCCCCACgtctaagatttttttaaattttatttttatagtccCCTTTCCCTCGGCAGTGTCTGACAGCTAATGAGGCAAAGTGAacaaaaagtctttttttttttttgacaattggCTTATTCAAAGTCAGTTTTCtcctctgcttttcctttctttctttctttctttcactcttccccctctccctccccaccacgTAAACTAATCCGGCCTTCCCCAGAGACCCATTGCATTAAGCAATTAAGGCTTAATATATTTCACTCTATGTGATTGCATCTGTATTGACGCCAGTCTGGGCTGCACTGAAATGTTGCGTTCCTTGGCAGCTTCGCATTCACACAGATCAGTTGCATAATTTGTGTGTCAATTACAATTAAGAGAACATTCTCCAGCCATGAGATAGGGGCGCAGCTGACTCCTTACAGACCAAAAACtgaaatgccttttttttctttatcaggaaattattattattaatattattattattattattcagctgAAATGGCAGTGCTTTCCCTGCGTTTTTAAAGATCCAAAATGGGGAcaggggaatttttaaaaaaagagagagccagTGGCTAAGTTTGGATGTTAAGTGATCCTGGCTGGGGGGTGGGGTCAGTTCTGATGGCTATAAAATTCTTACTTGGCTTCAGCATTCAGGGTGTGAGCACTGGCCGTTAAgagttttataataataataatataataatgtgccttcaagtcaattctgacttagagtgactcttttcaagattttccaggtagaaaatactcagaagtagtttaccatccccttcttttgCAGGtaccctgggacggtgcagccggcccaaggccacccaggctggctgcactttgcaagaggcccagtggggaattgaactcccaacctctgggtctgctgccagatacctaagccacagagctatccatCCTTAGATATTTATAGAAGAGCAGAATTACAATAATCCATATAAATGTGtctctttgttttgtggttggggGTACCCAACTGCCTTAAAAGCATGATGGCACCTGGCCAAGATGCCTTGAAAacgggattggacagattcctggaggaaaagtctattgcgggttacaagccatgatggggatgtatcatctccagccttagaaggaagggacctccaaatgcaggggaaggggggATCCGGAGACAATTATATCTGGTGAGACCACCAtggcatctggtggagccaccgtgagatacagtggtgccttgacttacgaacttaatccctcccagaagatgttcgtaagtcgaaaagtccgtaagtcAAATCaacatttcccgtaggaatgcactgaaaaccgattaatccgttttggctgtttttttgttcgtatgtagaggcgccgtttgtaagtcaaaactggttaatccgtcctctaccactagggggagaaacttt from the Pogona vitticeps strain Pit_001003342236 chromosome 3, PviZW2.1, whole genome shotgun sequence genome contains:
- the FZD4 gene encoding frizzled-4, encoding MAPGPGERSPARRLGRPGRVARLGRPLLLLLLLATALQGARGFGDEEERRCDAIRISMCQNLGYNLTKMPNLVGHDLQTDAELQLTTFTPLIQYGCSSQLQFFLCSVYVPMCTEKIDIPIGPCGGMCLSVKRRCEPVLKEFGFSWPESLNCSKFPPQNDHNHMCMEGPGDEEVPLHSKAPMHPGEECHGLGSNSEQYIWVKRSLSCILKCGYDAGLYSRSAKAFTDIWMAVWASLCFISTAFTVLTFLIDSSRFSYPERPIIFLSMCYNIYSIAYIVRLTVGRERISCDFEEAAEPVLIQEGLKNTGCAIIFLLMYFFGMASSIWWVILTLTWFLAAGLKWGHEAIEMHSSYFHIAAWAIPAVKTIVILIMRLVDADELTGLCYVGNQNLDALTGFVVAPLFTYLVIGTLFIAAGLVALFKIRSNLQKDGTKTDKLERLMVKIGVFSVLYTVPATCVIACYFYEISNWTIFRYSADDSNMAVEMLKIFMCLLVGITSGMWIWSAKTLHTWQKCSNRLVNSGRVKRGEKRVDGWGKPGKGNETVV